GCTGCTGGTGTGCTTGGTACTTATTTCGGTGGTGTGCTTGCAGATAAGTTCGGATTGAAGAACATGATCGTGTTCTCGATAGGCGGGGCGGCACCTATTGCACTGATTTTGCCGCACCTCACCTTGTTCTGGGTGTATCCAGTCATTACTTTGCTCGGATTCGTCGTATTATCTGGCTTCTCCGTCAGCGTCGTTTACGCGCAGTTCCTCATGCCCTCTAAAGTGGGAATGGCCTCGGGCTTAACGACTGGCTTAGCCTTCGGAATGGGCGCTATCGGTGCGGTCGCCCTTGGTAAAGCTGCGGACGTGTTTGGCTTATCAGATGTTATGCTGTTTTGCAGCTTCTTGCCGCTAGTCGGACTCTTCGCGCTAATGCTTCCTTCAGATCGCAGTCGAGCGAGATGAGGTCGGGGGGAAGCGGGGGCGAGTGGACCAAGCGGGATGAGGCGGGTCAAAGCAGGACCAGGCGGTTCCAGATAACTCGTGGCCCTGCGGTCTAAAGTGTAAGGAACAGGGGCAGTCTCTTAAGGTCTGAGAAGACCAAGAGACAGCCCCTGTTGACTGCTCACGCGGCTCAAAAAGTAACAATAGTGAACGCGTAGTGCTCTAACGCCCCCGCCAGCGCTCAAAAAGTAACAATAGTGAACGCCCAGTGCTCTATCGCCCCCGCCAGCCCGAAAAAAGTAACAATAGTGAACGCTCAGTTCTCTATCACCCCAGCCAGCCCGAAAAAAGTAACAATAGTGAACGCCCAGTTCTCTATCACCCCAGCCAGCCCGAAAAAAGTAACAATAGTGAACGCCCAGTTCTCTATCACCCCAGCCAGCCCGAAAAAAGTAACAATAGTGAACGCTCAGTTCTCTATCACCCCAGCCAGCCCGAAAAAAGTAACAATAGTGAACCCACAGTTCTCTATCACCCCAGCCAGCCCGAAAAAAGTAACAATAGTGAACCCACAGTTCTCTATCACCCCAGCCAGCGCTCAAAAAGTAACAATAGTGAACGCGCAGTGCTCTAACGCCCTCGCAAGGCGCAAAAAGTAACATTAGCCTAACTGCAGCTGCCGACTAAATCCCCCCCGCGATATGGGATGGGGGGATATAAAAGAGTAGTTACCGACTAAATCCCCCCAGCGGCGAGGAATGTGAGCGAGATAGGGGTAGTTACTGACTAACTAAGTCCCCTCAGCGGCGAGTAATGTGAGCGAGATAGGAATAGTTACCGACTAAATCCCCCCAGCGGCGCGGAATGTGAAAGAGAAAAGAGCAGTTACAGAGTAACTCCTCTCCAGCGACACTTACTGGAGAGGAGTTAGCACCCTATAAATCCCGTCTCAAAGCACGAAGCACATCGATGCGAGTAGCACGTTTAGCTGGACGCGAGCCGGAAAGCAAGGCTACGCCAAGCGAGATAACGCATGCAATTATCGCCAAGTAAGGTGGAATCCATGAGAAACGGAAATCGCTAGGCACTTTCTCGTTCATGAACCCTTCAATAATTAGCGGTAAGCCTGCGTTCACCGCAAATGAAATGATATAGGCGACTAGCGTCCCAATGAACGCTCCAAGCAGCCCGATTATACTGCTTTCCAGCAAGAAAATACGTCGAATCGAAGAGGGGTGAGCGCCGATTGCCTTCATAATACCAATATCCTGTGAGCGCTCAGTGACCGCCATCGTCATCGTGTTGAATATACCAATCGAAGCTATTAATACGGCAATGGTGCCGATAAATCCAAGACCAATTTTCATAATCAGGAATACCAGGTTAACCTGCTCTAGCTCATTAACAATCGAATGGCTAAAGTAGCCTTTATCGCTAATTTTCTGGACAATGCCTTTCACTCGGTTGGCACCGTCAGCGATAGCTTGTACGGAGTTATATTGGCGCGGATCCTGTAAGCCGGGAGGCTGGTTGTCCTTTGCACCTTCAACCTTATCTGAGAGCCGCATCGCACCCCATTGCGTCTGGGTAAAGTCTTCGATTACCGCCAATGTTTCTTTGCCAATATAGACCATCGTGTCCGTGTCCCATTCACGAGAAGGCTTTTTACTAACTCCGACGATAGTTACAGGGATGCTAGTGGTCTCCTCCTTACCATCCTCTGCAAGCTTCTTCACCTCAAGATTCATCGTCTTGCCAATCCACTCCTTGGCGGGAGGAGCTTCCTTCAGGTTATTGTCATCCTGCGCCTTGCGAATGTTGAAGCCAATAACGACTTCGTTCGGATTTTGCGGAAGCTTGCCTGCACTGAGATCGAAACCAGCTTTAGCTTCTGCCTCAAAATCAACATTAACAGCTCCATTGCTGTTTGCGGCAATACCTTCAACAGTGGGATTCAGCTGCTGTAAAATATAGTTGCGATAAGTGACTGTTTTGACATGTTCGACGGAACGTAAGTATTTTATTTTTTCCTCATCGATAACCTGATTAATACGGTCATTGGATCGAACTCCATGTATTTCTATAGCCGTAACCATCCGGTCGCCGACAATCTTGTCTACGATGCTCTTCTGCAAGCCAAAGCCGACGGAGGCAAGCACGATGAGAAATGAGCAGCCCATAGCCGTCGCCAATACCGTCATGAACAGCCGGGTTTTATTTTTTTTCATATTTTGCCGGACAAACCGGAGCTGATCAATGAATTTCATAGGAGTCTCCTTTCCCGTTCGGGTTCAATAAATGCCCGTCCTTCAGCGTAATCGTACGGTGCGCGATTTTGGCAACCTGCTCATCATGGGTAATCAGGATAAAAGTAGTACCGCGATCTTGGTTCAAATGCTGGATGATAGACAGGAGCTGACGCTCGTTGTCGCTATCCAAGCTCCCCGTGGGCTCGTCCGCTAGAACAATAGGGGGATTCAGAATTAAGGATCTGGCTACGGACACTCGTTGCTGTTGGCCTCCAGATAATTCTCCAGGGTAATGCCCGGCATATTCGGCTACTCCTAACTGCTCAAGCATTTCCATTACGCTCTTCTTACGCTGAGAAGCACCGATGCCCTTCAATACAAGAGGAAGCTCAGCGTTCTCGAAGGCAGTCATACTCGGAATAAGCTGAAAGCTCTGAAACATAAAGCCTAGATGCGCCAAGCGAAAATTAGCCCAATCCCCTTCACTCAAATTCGTTACAATTTGATCCGCTACACGAATTTCGCCTGATGTAGGTCTGATATACCCAGACATTAAATTAAGTAGAGTAGATTTTCCTGAGCCGCTCCGGCCAATAATCGCCACAATTTCGCGTTGCTTAACATGCAAGTCGATATTATGGAGTACGGGGACAACGCGTTCTTTCCCCTTTTTACCTATTGCGAATTGATGGTTCACTTCAGTCATTTTTATCACGAAAAATCCCTCCAATTGAAATTGATTATACTAGATAACCTTAAATAAATTGGAAAAAAATCCTGAAGAATTCCTTAAGATTACATGTGACAGATATTTAGATAATACGTGAGTACATTAATACTTCGCTCATTTACCCGATAGCTTTCAGCTTTCACTCAGCCAATCTTTATGTTCCATTAAGGCTGACCTCAGCCTATTTTCAGGGACGTTGTTAATAATGGGTATTGTAAGACGAATAGAAGTAATAGGAGGAATGAAAATGAAAAACTCAGTAAGAACGTTAGGAATTACAGCTGCGTTAGCGGTCATGATACCCTTTTCGGCCTATGCCGCAGCGACCTCTGGAAGCTCAACAAGCGAGAAGAAGGAACAATCTGCTTGGTCCGCCAAAGGTGGATTACAGGAGGAACGCGGAGGCTTCAGGAAAGATGGAGGAGTTGTCAGCCAAGAAGTACTTAATCTATTAAAGCTCGACCAGGCTGCTTTTAACGAGAAGATTAAGGCAGGCTCGACGTTAGCCCAAGTGGCCGAGGCGCAGGGAGTTTCTCGTGAAAGCCTGAAGAGTGCATTGACTGAGTCTTTTAATAAGAAGCTCGAGGAGAAGAAGAAAAGCTTTGCCGATAATCTGGACAAGATTATAGACTCTGATCTTCAAAAGGATAAGTTTGAAGGCAGGTTCGGAGGGGGCTTTCCAGGTGCGGGCCCTGATTTCACCGCGATAGCTAAGGTGCTTGGACTTACTGCCGATCAAGTAAAGCAGGGGTTAGACTCCGGCAAATCATTAGCTGATCTAGCGACAGATAAGGGCGTTGACAAGCAGAAGCTGATAGATGCGCAGAAGACGGCAATTACCAATAGCATCAAGCAAGAGGTAAAGGACGGGAAATTGACGCAGGAGCAAGCGGATAAGAAGTTGGCGGATGTGACGAAAATAGCGGAATCAATTGTTAACGGAAAAGGCTTTGGTGGAGAACAACGTCATGGCGGCGGTAAAGGACGAGGCCACGGTGGCGAGCCACGTGCATTGGAATCAGCGGAACCATCCGCATCCTCATAAGGGATAAATGAAAAGACTTGTCAGGATTCCTCTCTATGGAGATAATTCTCGACAAGTCTTTTTGCATAAATGACCTTACTTAGCAGAAATGAGTCTGATCTCGATACCTGAAGGATCTCTTACTACCCAGTAATCGTTTTGCGCAGCCAAGGGAATTTCAGCATCTTTAATTTTACCAAGTGTCCGTTCCAGCTCGGTTTGGGAAGGAAGCACAATCGTATAATAGGCTAAACCAGTTGCGTTAGCCAAAGGCTGAGGAGCTCCAATCCCTGCCCAAATATTCATACCGATGTGGTGATGGTAACCTCCGGCTGAAATAAAATAGGCGCCCATCATTTTAGATGCGTCAAATACCATATCGAATCCTAGAATATCGCAGTAGAAGACTTTAGATGGAGGAAGCTCACTTACGTGCAAGTGAAGATGCCCAAGAATGGTGCCTGCTGACAAGCCTGTCCAAGGCTTATCGCCCGCAAGCTGCAGCAGTCCCTTAATGTCAACGGGTTCAGTACCCATCATAATATTGCCTTCAGAATCTGTTTTCCATTCAGACCGCGGGCGGTCCCAATAGATCTCAATTCCATTATGGTCTGGGTCCTCAATGTAAAGAGCCTCGCTTACGAGATGATCCCCTTGCCCGATATGAATACCTGATTCAGCAAGAGTACGTAGAGACAAGCCAAGCTGCTCGCGAGTAGGTACTAGAATGGCGAAATGATATAAGCCAGTAACGGATCTTCTTGGGGGGATAGCCGCATTCGGAATTTCCTCAAGAATGAGAAAGATATTTTGCCCGTCTACTGTCAGTTCTGCACTTTTCTCTTGCAGATTGAGTATTTGGAAGCCAACAACTTCCTTATAAAATTGAACTGAGCGCTCAAGATTGCTAACCTTCAGCTTTAGCTGACCAAGGACGGTGTCCGCATGTATGGATTGAGACATTCGGCATTCCTCCGATAAAGTTATTTGGTTACTTAATGTAAGTAACTATACCAAACGAATGTATTGTTGTAAACAAAAATAGGCTACATACATACTAGGAGTATGTAACGATGGATATAAACAAAACCTGCAAGAGTCATTGAGGACCCTGCAGGTTATTGGTTAACGCTTCGTCGCTTTGGCAAAGCGTTCTTGTATGATTGAATTGCTTAGCTTCCAGGCGGATAAATCCTCTTTGACTAGTTGGGCGGATGATTTCTTGGAAGGAGCGAACAAGAGCGCGTCCTTCGGTTGATCTCCGACAGCAAGGCTGACCTTGCCATTTTTCGATACATATACACTCATGGCTGCATGCCTCCTAAGAGCATTTTAATCGTCTCAACCAAGTACGGATTTTTGTTCATTATAGCATCATTTACGCTTTCCTGATAGATCATGTACTTTCGATTGTCCCAGTCGGAATCCGAGGGGAAATGCAAAGTGAGCACGTATCTACCTTGCTTAAAGCAGCAATAAAACATTTGCTTTGCTTGGGTATAATGAACGGTGTCCTTATTCATATTGTAGGTCAATGCGACGTAAGAGCTTTGATCATCGAGTCTGAACGATCGATTCCAGACAACATCGGCGCATTTGGCTACGAACTTCATTTTATCGTTATCTTTGAGATAGAGCGTCGCCCCGATACAGGCTTTATAAGAGCCAATAACTTCGGTCATATACTGTCCATACTGGTGCTCAATCATTCCGCCAGACATTTTATTCATAATAGCTTTGAGAATGGAATCATAGTTTGGTTTATCAGATGCTTGTGCCAGCAACGACAGCTCTGATAGTAAACGGAAGGCCTCTTCAGACTGCTCTAGCCTCCGCCCATTTTCCAAAATCGAATGCTGGAGTGGAAGCAGCAGAGACCCGCGACGCAGCAAATCACTGAAATATTCCTTCCAATCGATTTTCACGCCAAGCGACAGATCATCTAAATATACATTCCTTATGGAAAGGTCATGCAGCAGAAACCAGACATAGGGATCAATATGGCTAGGAATGTTAGAGTTTTGCTTAAGAGCTGCCATAATCACTTCAGGTGACGGATGATGGTGTGACTCGTTTATGTATTGCTCCAGAAAGTCATCCAGCCACTTCTTAATCGTACCGAAGAACGTAGCTTTAACTGTAGTATCGACAAAAATAAGAATGGTTTTCCCTTTGTCATACGCTTTAATGAATTCCATGTGCGTGACGGTTCGTTGAGCATCCTTATAATAGGTGCCTCCATGATTACCAATAAAGAGTAAGAAAATATCCGATTCCTCAACCGCCTCAAGGCATTTGGCCACTGGATCTGTATGTGCAAGCCATGGACCAAGATTTTCTTCCCACATAAGAGGCTCATGTCCTAGCTCCTTTAATTCCGTGAAAACCTCTCTACGCAGACGTTTAAGTCCATCCTCATTGACGGAGCTAATAAATATCTTCGTCCTGGCCACTCGTTAACACGCCCCCGTTCTTTTTCAGCATATGATCCATTATAACCCAATAGCTGAGCAGCAGATATTCGTAATTTTTCTGTGTTGCGCTTACTACCCGTGCTTTTCCTTCTTATTATGAAGCTGCATTCATATTCTAAAGGTAGCGGATTGTAACAGATGAGGGGAGGGGCTTGAATGGCCATTAAGCCACTGGCATTGAAGCGTGGGGATACAGTAGGTATTGTAACGCTTGGAAGTCCTCTGGCAGAGGAAACCATCAATACGAGAATCGCCTATTTGCAATCAATGGGACTAAATGTTGTCGTAGGGAGATATGTTTATGCTCAAAATGGCTATTTAGCAGGCACCCCTCAGCAGCGGGCGGAAGATTTAATGAGCATGTTCGCCGATGAAAGCGTGAGGTTGATCCTTCCTTCACGCGGAGGTGTAGGTGTGGAAGGGATTTTACCTTATCTAGATTATGAATATATTCGGCGGAATCCTAAAATAATTAGTGGGTACAGCGATATTACAGTTTTGTTAAACGCTCTGACACAGCTCTCGGGCATAATTACACTTCATAGCCTTCTGCTTATTGATTTTAAACCGGAAACTCCGCCCTATAATTTCGAGCAGTTTTTTACGGCAACCTCATCAGTCACAGTACCTCGAACAATTAATAATCCACCTGGGAAAATGCTTGTGGGTAGAGTTGCAGGAAGTACCAGCGGACCTCTCATCGGTGGCAACCTAACCTCCCTCGTTGGTTCGCTAGGTACCCCGTTCGAGATTGATACTTTAGGTAAAATTATTCTAATTGAAGAAGTTCATGAGCCTGTAAATACCGTATTTCGATATATTGAACAGCTTAGGCTAGCTGGTAAATTTAGCGATTGCTCCGGCATAATTATGGGCGAATGCACAGGCTGCATAGACGCTTATGGCCAATCATATGAGGATTTAATTAACGACCATATTGTTCCGCTAGGCAAGCCGCTGATAACAGGACTAGCCTCCGGGCATGGTATCTATAAAACGGCCATTCCTATTGGCGCATTTACGAATATGAACGCTGATACCGCGACGATTACTCTCCTTGAGCCAGCTGTAAGATATTAGTTTAACTCCAATATTGATCTTTTCTTTGAAAATGCAATTAAATGGTTTACACTAAAGAGACAGCCCATAGTCTCTTTTGTATGTTTAATTGGGCTTGTATGGAAGGGGAGAAATACCATTGTCTATCGTTAGCGATATGCTGGAGTTTAATCAACAATTCGTTGAAGAGGGAAGATATCAGGAATTTTTGACAGATAAGTTCCCTGGGAAGAAAGTCGCCATATTAACCTGCATGGATACCCGATTAGTAGAGCTATTGCCCAAAGCGCTTAACTTGAAGAACGGGGATGCCAAAATAATAAAAAATGCGGGCGCAATATTAACCCAGCCTTTCGGCAGTGCCATGCGAAGCATCTTAATCGCCATTCATGAGATGGGCGTGAAAGAGGTTCTCGTAATTGGTCACCATGGCTGCGGGATGACTCAGCTCGACTCAGCATCATTGGTGGAGAAATTCAAGAAAAATGGGATATCTGACACTGTGCTTTCTACTTTGGAAAACTCCGGTATTAAGATGGAACGATTCCTAAGGGGCTTCGATAAGCCAGAAGATGGTGTAAGGCATAGCATCGACATTATTCGTAAGCATCCATTAGTACCCACATACATTCCCGTGCATGGCTTCATTATACATCCTGAAACAGGTAAGCTAGAGCTAATTTGTGATGGATATGAAGAAATGAATGCTTTACAAGGTGATGAGTCAAAATAAAGACAATTCTAATAGTAAAAAATGAGCTTCCTCAAATTTGAGGAGGCTTTTTTATGTAATCAAAAGTATAAATTTCGCAGTTATTCATATCAATAACAAAACAAGCTTGATTCATTTGGGCACAATAAGTACAAGAAGGAATTAAAGATGAGGTAACAATGGAGGTATGAAAATGAAACGGTCAATGGTTACATGGCTTGTCTTAGGCGCGCTCTTGCTTATTGTCGTACTCTCGGCAGTTAGCTCCTATAACGGGCTCGTTTCTTCGGAAACAACAGTGGATAATAAAGCTGCGCAGATAGATACTCAGCTCCAGCGTCGGGAGGATGTCATTCCGAATCTTGTGAGCACAGTCAAAGGCTATGCGGCCCATGAAGAGAAAGTATTCACAGCGATTGCCGATGCGAGAAGTAAGCTATCAGGAGCACGTACTACGGCAGAGAAGGCTGCTGCTAACACGGAGCTGGAGGGAGCGCTATCTAGATTGCTTGTTGTCGTGGAGAATTATCCGATTCTCAAGGCGGATACGCAGTTTACCAAATTAATGGACGAACTGTCCGGAACTGAAAATCGGATAGCTGTAGCTCGTCAGGACTATAACAATTCAGTGACTGCTTATAATACGAAGATCAAGAAGTTCCCAGCGGCGCTTTATTCATCTATGTTTGGTTTCGAGAAGAAGGATTTTTTCAAAGCAGCTCCGGGTGCAGAAAAAGTGCCTGAAGTGAAATTCTAACGATGGCTGGCCGATTGCTTAAAGCTGCCGCTATTTTCTGGTTATTTGGTTTATTGATCATAACAGCAATGCCGATGACTTCAGCTCAAGGGGGCTCATCTTACGGTGTATATATTCAGGATGAGGCTGGCATTATTTCGACACCAATGAAAAATGAGCTTTATAATCGGGCAGTTTGGATCCATCAGCATACGGGGACGGCACAGGTTGGTATCGTTACAGTTAAGTCATTAGGTAATCAGACGTTAGAGGATTACGCGGTTTCCAGATTTCGCAAAATGGGGCTAGGAAGTAAGGAGCGAAATGACGGGGTACTTCTGCTCTACTCGGCTTCAGACAAGCACGTGCGAATTGAAGTGGGGTATGGGCTGGAGGGACGTATACCGGATGGCAAGGCGGGGACTATACTAGATCGTTATTTTGTTCCAAATCGTGATGAAGGTAATTTAGACCTCGCATTTTCCCAAACGCAAAGTGCCATCGTCAAAGAAATTGCTGCGGAGTTTGGGGTCGACACAACTGGAATTGTGGATGAAGGCTTGCCTCCGTTAGCTGATGGGGGTGCCGGTGGATTTTTTTCTAACATGCCCGGTTATGTGAAAATACTGCTCGGTCTGGGCGTCGTGTTACTCATATTCCTTGATTTTAAGCTGACGGGTGGAGTCATTACGTTCGCTATCATAAACTCATTGGGTCGCAGGGGCGGGTCAGGTGGTGGGGGTGGTGGACGTGGCGGCGGTGGCTCTTCTGGCGGTGGCGGTGCAAGCAGATAGGAGAAGAATCTGATTGTTCAGAATTTGTTAAGTTAAGTCGTTTATTATGAGAGAAAGGCAGGTTGTATCTCATTTACCTGTTAGAGGTTCTTTTCCTCATAGGGAGGTCTTGCAAATGGCTAAAATAATGGTAGTCGACGATGCTGCTTTCTTACGTGCTATGCTTAAGGACATTCTAGTAAGTGCCGGACATGAGGTTGTATTCGAGGCCACTAATGGTCAAGAGGCCGTGGACAAATATAAAACGATACGCCCTGATTTAGTAACAATGGACATTACGATGCCTGTTATGGAGGGCGTGGAAGCTGTTAAGGAAATACGGAAGATGGATCCGAAAGCCAATATTGTAATGTGCTCTGCAATGGGACAGCGTAATTTAATTATTGACGCCATCAAAAGTGGTGCCAAGGATTTTATCATTAAGCCTTTTCATTCGAGCCGGGTAATAGAGGCTATTGATAAGGCCATAGGGCTTTAATATCTAAGCTAATGCTAGAGCAGCTACCGTGATATCATACAGAGATTATCTCATTCATAATAAATAGGGCCGAAGAACGCACACAGCGATCTTTGGCTATTTCTGTATGTCCGAATGGCAGTTTAAACCTGTTTACGCTTGCTGTTGCAGGAAAGCTTTCCTGTATCCGCTAGGTGTATTACCTACATTACGTTTAAACACATCGATGTACGAGGCTATATCTTTATAGCCTGTCATCTCGGCGATGGTACTAATTTTGAAGGCGGTGCTCCTTAACAGCTCGCAGCTTTTCTGCATACGAAGCAATTGGAGATAGCGAGTAAAGGACTGTTCGGTATGCTGCTTGAACAAGCGTTGCAGATGGCGTTCGCTCCATCGACTTATTTGGGCAAGATGGCTCAGGGAAAGATCATTTGATAAATTTTGCTCCATGTAGGTTAGCAGATGATCAAATTGAGTAAGCTTACGTGTTGAATGTGATTGCGAGTGTGACGGCAACAATTGTTGCTTCATTCTATGCACAGTAATAAGCAGTTGCAGGATAAGTGTGCAAAGATAATCAGATGAGCCGGCTCTCTGTATGGAATATTCGCGGTGAAGAAGCATAAAAAGCTTCTCAATCGAATCACCGGTGTCCAAGAGAAAATAATAGGATTCGGCTCCGTTATAAATGGAGGAAATAAATTGTTGTACATGGCTATCGGACGTAAATTCACTTAATTTGATAAGAAGCTGAAGCGGAAATACACAGTTGTAGACGATTAGCTGATGCTTGGTTTTGTCTACCGAGACAGGACGGAATATATGTGACGTTCCAATGGGGATAAAGAAAAGCTGGCCTTTGCGCACCTCATGAACTTCCTCGCCAACGTAGTGAAAACCGCTCCCTTCGGCAATGTAGGCAAATTCAATGAAGTCGTGTTTATGCATAGGAGTAGTGAAGCTTTCAGTAACTCTATTTACATATATGGGCATATCGTTATGAAAATAAATCTCGCCCTTAAGGGTTGTAATTAGTCGATTCATCCGAAGCACCCTCCAATTTTAATATTACTTTCGTATGTCCGTTTTGCCGCAATAAGATGTCCTTGGTGGCACAACACTTTACTGTGCCACCATTATATCATAGGGATAAATTAACCTTGCAAGAGAGAGGAGCTTCTTCACCTATGTTGAAGGTCATAGAACCACGTTGTGAGTATAAGAATAATCCATTAGGCATTGATGTTTTAAAGCCCCGCATTAGCTGGAAGCTTAATTCAGATCA
This portion of the Cohnella abietis genome encodes:
- a CDS encoding ABC transporter permease; the encoded protein is MKFIDQLRFVRQNMKKNKTRLFMTVLATAMGCSFLIVLASVGFGLQKSIVDKIVGDRMVTAIEIHGVRSNDRINQVIDEEKIKYLRSVEHVKTVTYRNYILQQLNPTVEGIAANSNGAVNVDFEAEAKAGFDLSAGKLPQNPNEVVIGFNIRKAQDDNNLKEAPPAKEWIGKTMNLEVKKLAEDGKEETTSIPVTIVGVSKKPSREWDTDTMVYIGKETLAVIEDFTQTQWGAMRLSDKVEGAKDNQPPGLQDPRQYNSVQAIADGANRVKGIVQKISDKGYFSHSIVNELEQVNLVFLIMKIGLGFIGTIAVLIASIGIFNTMTMAVTERSQDIGIMKAIGAHPSSIRRIFLLESSIIGLLGAFIGTLVAYIISFAVNAGLPLIIEGFMNEKVPSDFRFSWIPPYLAIIACVISLGVALLSGSRPAKRATRIDVLRALRRDL
- a CDS encoding ABC transporter ATP-binding protein, encoding MIKMTEVNHQFAIGKKGKERVVPVLHNIDLHVKQREIVAIIGRSGSGKSTLLNLMSGYIRPTSGEIRVADQIVTNLSEGDWANFRLAHLGFMFQSFQLIPSMTAFENAELPLVLKGIGASQRKKSVMEMLEQLGVAEYAGHYPGELSGGQQQRVSVARSLILNPPIVLADEPTGSLDSDNERQLLSIIQHLNQDRGTTFILITHDEQVAKIAHRTITLKDGHLLNPNGKGDSYEIH
- a CDS encoding VOC family protein, which encodes MSQSIHADTVLGQLKLKVSNLERSVQFYKEVVGFQILNLQEKSAELTVDGQNIFLILEEIPNAAIPPRRSVTGLYHFAILVPTREQLGLSLRTLAESGIHIGQGDHLVSEALYIEDPDHNGIEIYWDRPRSEWKTDSEGNIMMGTEPVDIKGLLQLAGDKPWTGLSAGTILGHLHLHVSELPPSKVFYCDILGFDMVFDASKMMGAYFISAGGYHHHIGMNIWAGIGAPQPLANATGLAYYTIVLPSQTELERTLGKIKDAEIPLAAQNDYWVVRDPSGIEIRLISAK
- a CDS encoding DUF4062 domain-containing protein gives rise to the protein MARTKIFISSVNEDGLKRLRREVFTELKELGHEPLMWEENLGPWLAHTDPVAKCLEAVEESDIFLLFIGNHGGTYYKDAQRTVTHMEFIKAYDKGKTILIFVDTTVKATFFGTIKKWLDDFLEQYINESHHHPSPEVIMAALKQNSNIPSHIDPYVWFLLHDLSIRNVYLDDLSLGVKIDWKEYFSDLLRRGSLLLPLQHSILENGRRLEQSEEAFRLLSELSLLAQASDKPNYDSILKAIMNKMSGGMIEHQYGQYMTEVIGSYKACIGATLYLKDNDKMKFVAKCADVVWNRSFRLDDQSSYVALTYNMNKDTVHYTQAKQMFYCCFKQGRYVLTLHFPSDSDWDNRKYMIYQESVNDAIMNKNPYLVETIKMLLGGMQP
- a CDS encoding S66 peptidase family protein; protein product: MAIKPLALKRGDTVGIVTLGSPLAEETINTRIAYLQSMGLNVVVGRYVYAQNGYLAGTPQQRAEDLMSMFADESVRLILPSRGGVGVEGILPYLDYEYIRRNPKIISGYSDITVLLNALTQLSGIITLHSLLLIDFKPETPPYNFEQFFTATSSVTVPRTINNPPGKMLVGRVAGSTSGPLIGGNLTSLVGSLGTPFEIDTLGKIILIEEVHEPVNTVFRYIEQLRLAGKFSDCSGIIMGECTGCIDAYGQSYEDLINDHIVPLGKPLITGLASGHGIYKTAIPIGAFTNMNADTATITLLEPAVRY
- a CDS encoding beta-class carbonic anhydrase — its product is MSIVSDMLEFNQQFVEEGRYQEFLTDKFPGKKVAILTCMDTRLVELLPKALNLKNGDAKIIKNAGAILTQPFGSAMRSILIAIHEMGVKEVLVIGHHGCGMTQLDSASLVEKFKKNGISDTVLSTLENSGIKMERFLRGFDKPEDGVRHSIDIIRKHPLVPTYIPVHGFIIHPETGKLELICDGYEEMNALQGDESK
- a CDS encoding LemA family protein; this encodes MKRSMVTWLVLGALLLIVVLSAVSSYNGLVSSETTVDNKAAQIDTQLQRREDVIPNLVSTVKGYAAHEEKVFTAIADARSKLSGARTTAEKAAANTELEGALSRLLVVVENYPILKADTQFTKLMDELSGTENRIAVARQDYNNSVTAYNTKIKKFPAALYSSMFGFEKKDFFKAAPGAEKVPEVKF
- a CDS encoding TPM domain-containing protein, giving the protein MAGRLLKAAAIFWLFGLLIITAMPMTSAQGGSSYGVYIQDEAGIISTPMKNELYNRAVWIHQHTGTAQVGIVTVKSLGNQTLEDYAVSRFRKMGLGSKERNDGVLLLYSASDKHVRIEVGYGLEGRIPDGKAGTILDRYFVPNRDEGNLDLAFSQTQSAIVKEIAAEFGVDTTGIVDEGLPPLADGGAGGFFSNMPGYVKILLGLGVVLLIFLDFKLTGGVITFAIINSLGRRGGSGGGGGGRGGGGSSGGGGASR
- a CDS encoding response regulator is translated as MAKIMVVDDAAFLRAMLKDILVSAGHEVVFEATNGQEAVDKYKTIRPDLVTMDITMPVMEGVEAVKEIRKMDPKANIVMCSAMGQRNLIIDAIKSGAKDFIIKPFHSSRVIEAIDKAIGL
- a CDS encoding AraC family transcriptional regulator; protein product: MNRLITTLKGEIYFHNDMPIYVNRVTESFTTPMHKHDFIEFAYIAEGSGFHYVGEEVHEVRKGQLFFIPIGTSHIFRPVSVDKTKHQLIVYNCVFPLQLLIKLSEFTSDSHVQQFISSIYNGAESYYFLLDTGDSIEKLFMLLHREYSIQRAGSSDYLCTLILQLLITVHRMKQQLLPSHSQSHSTRKLTQFDHLLTYMEQNLSNDLSLSHLAQISRWSERHLQRLFKQHTEQSFTRYLQLLRMQKSCELLRSTAFKISTIAEMTGYKDIASYIDVFKRNVGNTPSGYRKAFLQQQA